Proteins encoded by one window of bacterium:
- the hemL gene encoding glutamate-1-semialdehyde 2,1-aminomutase, translated as MHKTDRSQQLMTLASRIIPGGVNSPVRAFKSVGGIPRFIDRGEGSYLFDVDGNKYLDFCSSWGPLILGHADPDVVAAVKTQVERGMTFGASTELEYQLAEFIVNHVDSVEKIRFVSSGTEAVMSAIRLARGFTKRDLILKFEGCYHGHSDYLLVKAGSGLVTFGNPSSAGVPDSFAAQTAVLPLDDEDALEEFFSQHGDRLAAVIIEGVPANNGLLIQRHDYMRLLRALTEKHGALMILDEVITGFRLGMGGAAAYYGIRPDLVTYGKIIGGGMPVGAFGGRADIMDILAPLGPVYQAGTLSGNPVAMVAGLTTLKKLADGRIHEQLEERNRRFVSQMMSHLHGSSVNIAGVASIYWIVFQRDLPRAAHQISTDGIAHYNRMHAGILEAGIYLPPSGYEVCFLSAAQTNEQLSDAADLLADAIKEEAHVWG; from the coding sequence ATGCATAAGACGGATAGATCTCAACAATTGATGACACTCGCCAGCCGGATCATCCCGGGCGGGGTCAATTCGCCAGTGCGCGCATTTAAGTCGGTCGGCGGAATTCCTCGGTTTATCGACAGAGGCGAAGGGTCATATTTGTTTGATGTCGACGGCAACAAATATCTCGACTTCTGCAGTTCCTGGGGACCATTGATCCTGGGGCATGCCGATCCGGATGTTGTCGCGGCGGTGAAAACACAGGTCGAACGGGGGATGACATTTGGCGCCTCCACTGAGCTGGAGTATCAACTGGCCGAGTTTATTGTCAACCATGTTGATTCGGTCGAAAAGATACGGTTTGTATCATCGGGAACCGAGGCGGTGATGTCGGCGATCCGACTTGCCCGCGGGTTTACCAAGCGGGATTTGATTCTCAAGTTTGAAGGATGTTATCACGGTCATAGTGATTATCTGCTGGTCAAGGCCGGCAGCGGGCTGGTGACATTCGGTAATCCGTCATCGGCAGGTGTTCCTGATTCATTTGCGGCGCAGACGGCGGTCCTGCCGCTCGACGATGAAGATGCGCTTGAGGAATTCTTCTCTCAACATGGCGACCGACTTGCCGCTGTCATTATTGAAGGTGTACCGGCCAACAACGGCCTCCTGATCCAGCGACATGATTATATGCGGCTGCTTCGCGCGCTTACGGAAAAGCATGGAGCGCTGATGATCCTCGACGAAGTGATCACCGGCTTCCGCCTAGGGATGGGCGGCGCAGCAGCCTATTACGGGATTCGTCCCGACCTTGTCACTTACGGCAAGATCATCGGCGGCGGCATGCCGGTCGGCGCCTTCGGCGGTCGTGCGGATATTATGGATATCCTGGCCCCTCTCGGCCCGGTCTATCAGGCCGGTACTCTCTCCGGCAATCCGGTTGCGATGGTCGCGGGATTGACGACACTAAAGAAGCTGGCCGATGGCCGCATTCATGAGCAACTTGAAGAGCGGAATCGACGATTCGTGTCGCAGATGATGAGTCACCTGCATGGCAGTTCGGTGAATATCGCCGGAGTAGCCTCGATCTACTGGATCGTCTTCCAGCGCGATCTCCCCCGCGCCGCGCACCAGATCTCCACAGATGGAATCGCGCATTATAACAGGATGCATGCCGGTATCCTGGAGGCTGGCATTTATCTGCCACCTTCCGGCTACGAAGTCTGTTTCCTTTCCGCGGCACAGACCAACGAACAACTGAGTGATGCGGCCGATCTGCTGGCCGACGCTATCAAGGAAGAAGCACACGTATGGGGATGA
- the hemE gene encoding uroporphyrinogen decarboxylase: MGMMESTFINACYGKNHGRIPVWIMRQAGRYLPEYRAVREKTTFEQLCKSPSLIAEVVRQPVHRFGLDAAILFSDILTVLEPMGMQVSFPDGGPKLANPINGPDDVKRLQDVDVDKALSFVAEAYGEIRKVLPETPVIGFAGSPWTLACYMIQGKGSNNFDKPKQFLHKYPAAAEELIMLLTKVVTKYLAMQIKSGANAVQLFDSWGGILSKDDYCDWSARPANLIFRGLKQYQVPRIFFVNNVAPYLELIKDVDCEVVGVDYRADLADVAVALPGKSVQGNLDPSILFNTREKVVERTLQILDSLESHDNLIFNLGHGIQPETPLSSVEAVVETVHRYRS; this comes from the coding sequence ATGGGGATGATGGAAAGCACGTTCATCAACGCATGCTATGGCAAGAACCATGGAAGGATCCCGGTCTGGATCATGCGTCAGGCAGGGCGATATCTGCCGGAGTATCGCGCGGTGCGCGAGAAGACGACATTCGAGCAACTCTGCAAGTCGCCAAGCTTGATAGCGGAAGTGGTACGCCAGCCGGTTCATCGGTTTGGACTCGATGCGGCAATCCTTTTTTCAGATATCCTGACTGTGCTGGAGCCGATGGGGATGCAGGTCTCTTTTCCGGACGGTGGACCAAAGCTGGCGAATCCGATTAACGGTCCCGATGATGTCAAGCGGCTGCAGGATGTGGATGTCGACAAGGCGCTGTCGTTTGTCGCCGAAGCATACGGCGAGATTCGAAAAGTACTGCCGGAGACGCCGGTGATCGGCTTTGCCGGTTCCCCCTGGACACTCGCATGCTATATGATCCAGGGAAAAGGATCGAATAATTTCGACAAACCGAAACAGTTCCTGCACAAGTACCCGGCAGCGGCGGAAGAACTGATCATGTTGCTGACCAAAGTGGTCACCAAATATCTCGCCATGCAGATCAAATCCGGCGCGAATGCCGTGCAATTGTTCGATAGCTGGGGTGGCATTCTCTCCAAGGATGACTACTGTGATTGGTCTGCCCGTCCGGCGAATCTGATATTCCGCGGGTTGAAGCAGTATCAGGTGCCGCGGATATTCTTTGTGAACAACGTCGCGCCGTATCTTGAGCTGATCAAGGATGTCGATTGCGAGGTGGTCGGAGTTGACTACCGCGCAGATCTGGCGGATGTCGCGGTGGCGTTGCCGGGGAAATCGGTGCAGGGGAATCTCGATCCTTCAATTCTCTTCAATACCAGAGAGAAAGTAGTTGAGCGGACACTGCAAATTCTTGATTCTCTGGAATCACACGACAATCTGATCTTTAATCTCGGGCATGGCATTCAACCGGAAACACCGCTGAGTTCGGTCGAGGCAGTTGTCGAGACTGTCCACCGTTACAGGAGCTGA
- the hemN gene encoding oxygen-independent coproporphyrinogen III oxidase, translated as MAHERTATTVSVDLLKKYDRPGPRYTSYPTVPVWSNAVGPSDYEQSLRNASQRENEPLAIYAHIPFCQRRCYYCGCNTVITNNQQRVEDYIHTLLNEVDNTARLLGKRNKISQLHFGGGTPTYLDCQGMAMLLRHLDKHFEFLPDAEKSMEIDPRVTTVQQLEFLANSGFNRISMGVQDFDPLVQEACGRIQPVEMIENLLGHCRRLEFKGINFDLIYGLPKQTVEGFTKTIDTAIQMRPDRLAVYSFAYLPSSMAHQSKILPEDLPSTEVKYRLFATAVEKFTAAGYRQIGMDHFALPEDELTRAQADGRLFRNFMGYTVQHSPEMIGLGMSSIGYIDNSFFQNLSKLDSYQNAIAEKGFATYRGLHLNQDDLVRQYLITQLMCNFRLQYDQLEAKHGVKYSEYFGNEHKNLGIFFDDDLIKESADGLSITPVGRTFVRNIAMTYDAYLNGSQAGKASTFSRTI; from the coding sequence ATGGCGCACGAGAGAACCGCAACGACTGTTTCTGTCGACCTGCTGAAGAAGTACGACCGTCCGGGACCCCGTTACACCAGTTATCCGACTGTCCCGGTCTGGTCGAATGCGGTTGGCCCGAGTGATTATGAGCAGTCCTTGCGGAATGCCTCACAGCGCGAAAATGAGCCGCTGGCGATCTATGCGCATATTCCGTTCTGTCAGCGTCGCTGCTACTACTGCGGATGTAACACGGTTATCACCAACAACCAGCAACGAGTCGAAGATTACATCCACACTCTCCTCAATGAGGTAGACAATACCGCGCGGTTGCTCGGCAAACGAAACAAGATCAGTCAACTGCATTTTGGTGGCGGTACACCGACCTATTTGGATTGCCAGGGAATGGCAATGCTGCTGAGGCATCTGGATAAGCACTTCGAGTTCTTGCCGGATGCCGAAAAGTCGATGGAGATCGACCCGCGGGTAACGACCGTGCAGCAGTTGGAGTTTCTGGCCAACAGCGGGTTCAACCGGATCTCGATGGGAGTTCAGGATTTCGACCCGCTCGTGCAGGAAGCCTGCGGGCGGATCCAGCCGGTCGAGATGATTGAAAATCTGCTTGGGCATTGCCGCCGACTCGAATTCAAGGGGATCAATTTCGATTTGATCTATGGCCTGCCGAAACAGACAGTCGAGGGATTCACGAAAACGATCGACACCGCGATTCAGATGCGGCCCGACAGACTGGCGGTTTACTCGTTTGCGTATCTTCCGAGTTCGATGGCGCACCAGTCGAAAATCCTCCCCGAGGATCTGCCATCGACAGAAGTGAAGTATCGCCTCTTTGCGACGGCGGTGGAGAAGTTTACGGCGGCCGGCTATCGGCAGATCGGCATGGATCATTTTGCGCTCCCCGAAGATGAACTAACCCGCGCTCAGGCGGATGGGCGGCTGTTCCGGAATTTCATGGGATATACGGTGCAGCATTCGCCTGAGATGATCGGGCTTGGGATGTCTTCGATCGGGTATATCGACAATTCATTCTTCCAGAATCTAAGCAAGCTGGACAGCTACCAGAACGCAATTGCCGAAAAAGGCTTTGCCACCTATCGCGGGTTGCATTTGAATCAGGATGATCTGGTGCGACAGTATTTGATTACGCAGTTGATGTGCAATTTCAGACTGCAATACGACCAGCTCGAAGCGAAGCACGGGGTGAAGTACAGTGAGTACTTCGGTAACGAGCACAAGAATCTTGGGATTTTCTTTGATGATGATCTCATAAAGGAATCCGCTGATGGCCTCTCTATCACGCCAGTTGGGCGGACATTTGTGCGGAATATTGCGATGACCTACGATGCCTATTTGAACGGAAGTCAGGCGGGCAAAGCCTCGACCTTTTCAAGGACGATCTGA
- the hemH gene encoding ferrochelatase, with the protein MSTSSTKCCAILLAMGGPDSTAGVQQYLYNIFSDRSIIRLPGGAILQKPFAAMISRLRKKKVQHHYDLIGGGSPLLRWTDAQRALLEEIIQQEQPQFRAYVAMRYYHPYTDAVIRQAYTDGFRRFCFIPMYPQYCKATTGSSFEVAANSLTSLTGVQSVFVKDFHDDRSYIELLRRYIAENIRSGETLLFSAHSIPQTFVDEGDPYVDQIRRTAALAANGREYFVSFQSRTGPVQWVGPDTIVETKRLLAERTGGLFIVPIAFVCDHIETLYEIDIELAGMLDSSDAARIRRMPMFNDDPAFAEMLAGIVRERMTHHAAV; encoded by the coding sequence ATGTCTACGTCTTCCACTAAATGCTGCGCAATTCTTTTGGCGATGGGCGGTCCGGACTCCACCGCCGGAGTACAGCAGTATCTCTATAATATCTTCTCTGACCGTTCAATCATCCGCCTCCCCGGGGGGGCAATTCTGCAGAAGCCGTTTGCGGCAATGATCTCGCGGCTTCGTAAGAAGAAAGTGCAGCATCATTATGACCTTATCGGCGGCGGCTCTCCCCTGCTTAGATGGACGGATGCGCAGCGCGCTCTTCTGGAGGAAATCATCCAGCAGGAGCAACCGCAGTTCCGGGCATATGTCGCGATGCGGTATTATCATCCATATACGGATGCGGTGATTCGCCAGGCATATACAGATGGATTTCGGCGATTCTGCTTTATCCCGATGTATCCACAGTATTGCAAGGCAACAACAGGATCATCGTTTGAGGTTGCTGCCAATTCGCTCACATCACTCACCGGTGTGCAGTCGGTTTTTGTGAAGGATTTTCATGATGACCGCTCGTATATAGAACTGCTCCGGAGATACATCGCAGAGAATATCCGTTCGGGCGAGACACTTCTCTTTTCGGCGCATTCCATCCCGCAGACATTTGTGGATGAAGGGGATCCGTATGTGGATCAGATCCGTCGGACGGCGGCATTGGCAGCGAATGGGCGGGAGTACTTTGTGTCATTTCAGAGTCGGACCGGCCCGGTACAATGGGTCGGACCGGATACGATAGTAGAAACGAAGCGGCTACTGGCAGAGCGTACGGGTGGGCTGTTCATTGTGCCTATCGCGTTTGTCTGCGATCATATAGAAACGCTGTATGAGATCGACATTGAGTTGGCGGGGATGCTCGACTCATCGGATGCGGCACGGATTCGCCGGATGCCGATGTTCAACGATGACCCGGCTTTCGCAGAGATGCTGGCCGGGATCGTCCGCGAAAGGATGACGCACCATGCAGCAGTATGA
- the hemG gene encoding protoporphyrinogen oxidase produces MQQYDVIIVGGGISGLSVLHYLKTRKAEKTVRLIEAENRLGGTIGTDQIDGYSFDWGPNGFLDREPLTLKLCEELGLNDQLERANPNVSNRFILRGGRLRPVPMSPPKFLMSDILSWPGKLRLAKEPFAAKRPDGVDESIYDFGKRRIGQEAADYLIQPMVSGVFGGVASKLSLKSCFPVMRQMEDEHGSLFKAMIAKAKKAKAEGKKSGGPSGPGGWLTSFHGGLNKIIERFHERYSDSIMSGNAVAHVKRNGNGYLVTLTDGTTLHAGSVVLATPSFQAARVVSHLSLPLTELLGQIPYAPISVICMGYDAKQIKRSMDGFGFLVPSKENRRILGSIWTSSIFDKRAPEGKIQFRTMVGGDGDHDSINLSDADLLTAVKKDLGDVIGIVGEPELVKIYRWKYGIPQYRIGHSKIMASIEMELSRNIGLFLANNAYYGISLNDCVKQAFKVAALV; encoded by the coding sequence ATGCAGCAGTATGATGTGATCATAGTGGGTGGCGGGATATCCGGGTTGAGCGTTCTGCATTATCTCAAAACGCGCAAAGCGGAGAAGACGGTTCGGCTGATCGAGGCGGAGAATCGGTTGGGTGGGACGATCGGGACCGACCAGATAGATGGATACAGTTTTGACTGGGGACCGAACGGATTTCTGGATAGAGAGCCGCTGACTCTCAAGCTGTGCGAAGAGCTTGGATTAAATGACCAGCTTGAGCGGGCGAATCCGAATGTCAGTAATCGCTTTATCCTTCGCGGCGGACGGCTCCGTCCGGTGCCAATGTCTCCCCCCAAATTCCTGATGTCCGACATTCTCAGTTGGCCGGGAAAATTGCGGCTGGCGAAAGAGCCATTTGCGGCGAAACGTCCGGATGGGGTCGATGAATCGATTTACGATTTTGGGAAGCGGCGCATTGGTCAGGAGGCGGCGGATTATCTGATTCAGCCGATGGTCTCCGGCGTTTTTGGCGGAGTTGCCAGCAAGCTTTCGCTCAAGTCATGTTTTCCGGTGATGCGCCAAATGGAAGATGAGCATGGTTCGCTGTTCAAGGCGATGATCGCTAAAGCGAAGAAAGCAAAAGCCGAGGGAAAGAAATCGGGTGGTCCCTCGGGGCCGGGTGGATGGCTTACCTCGTTTCATGGCGGGCTGAATAAAATTATCGAGCGGTTTCATGAGCGCTACAGCGACAGCATTATGTCCGGAAATGCGGTCGCGCACGTGAAGCGGAATGGAAACGGCTACCTGGTGACCCTGACGGATGGAACGACACTGCATGCCGGTTCGGTCGTGCTGGCGACGCCATCGTTTCAGGCGGCAAGAGTGGTCTCGCATTTGTCGTTGCCACTGACGGAACTTCTCGGGCAGATTCCGTACGCACCGATATCAGTGATCTGTATGGGGTACGATGCGAAGCAGATCAAGCGGAGTATGGATGGATTCGGATTCCTGGTGCCCTCGAAAGAGAATCGGCGGATTCTCGGGTCGATCTGGACCTCATCGATATTTGATAAGCGCGCGCCGGAAGGGAAGATCCAGTTTCGGACGATGGTTGGCGGCGACGGTGACCATGATTCGATCAATCTGTCAGATGCAGATTTGCTGACAGCCGTGAAGAAGGATCTTGGTGACGTGATAGGTATCGTTGGTGAGCCGGAGTTGGTGAAGATATATCGTTGGAAATATGGAATTCCGCAGTATCGGATCGGCCATTCAAAGATCATGGCGAGTATTGAGATGGAGTTGTCGCGGAACATCGGACTGTTTTTGGCGAACAACGCGTATTATGGTATCAGCCTGAATGACTGCGTGAAGCAGGCCTTCAAAGTCGCCGCATTGGTGTAG
- the rsgA gene encoding ribosome small subunit-dependent GTPase A → MSIESLGWSDTFDESFRQYREAGYQPARVAREDRERFQLLTNDGEIRAEVTGRFRHNAKTRRDFPAVGDWVAVEIPPQSDIGLIHAVLPRKSIFSRGATGATTEEQVVAANVDIAFLVMDLGRDFNPRRIERYLTLTWESGASPVILLTKTDVALEIDSSVAEIESIALGVPVHAVSAVAHEGMEQIQQYLEPGKTVALFGSSGAGKSTLINALLGEEKLLTRELKEDGRGRHTTTWRELIQLPSGALVIDTPGMKQVELWADESSLDESFDDISALASQCKFSDCSHGSEPGCAVQAALADGRLSAERIASYDKLQRELKYLHRKQDIRAALEEKARWKKIHMLAKRIAKNK, encoded by the coding sequence ATGAGTATAGAATCCTTAGGCTGGAGCGATACTTTTGATGAGAGCTTCCGCCAATATCGCGAGGCCGGCTATCAACCGGCTCGCGTCGCTCGCGAAGACCGCGAACGATTTCAGTTACTGACCAACGATGGCGAGATCCGCGCCGAAGTAACCGGACGGTTTCGTCACAATGCGAAAACGCGACGTGATTTTCCGGCGGTCGGCGATTGGGTGGCGGTGGAGATTCCGCCGCAATCTGATATCGGATTGATCCACGCGGTCCTTCCGCGCAAGTCGATCTTCAGTCGCGGCGCTACTGGCGCTACGACTGAGGAGCAGGTAGTTGCCGCCAATGTCGACATCGCTTTTCTGGTGATGGATCTCGGGCGCGATTTCAATCCCCGCAGAATCGAGCGATATCTGACTCTCACCTGGGAGTCGGGCGCCTCACCGGTGATCCTCTTGACCAAAACCGATGTTGCGCTTGAGATCGATAGTTCGGTCGCCGAGATCGAATCGATCGCTCTCGGAGTGCCGGTGCATGCTGTCAGCGCGGTGGCACACGAGGGGATGGAGCAGATCCAGCAATATCTTGAGCCGGGGAAAACTGTCGCGCTGTTTGGATCTTCGGGTGCGGGGAAATCAACTTTGATCAACGCGTTGTTGGGCGAAGAGAAATTGCTGACACGCGAACTCAAGGAGGATGGCCGCGGCCGCCACACCACGACCTGGAGGGAGTTGATACAACTTCCATCCGGAGCGTTGGTGATTGATACGCCGGGGATGAAGCAGGTCGAACTCTGGGCGGATGAATCCAGTCTGGATGAATCATTCGACGACATCAGTGCCCTGGCTTCGCAATGCAAGTTCAGCGATTGCAGTCACGGATCTGAGCCCGGTTGCGCGGTCCAGGCTGCGTTGGCCGATGGGCGACTGTCGGCCGAACGGATTGCATCATATGACAAACTTCAAAGGGAGCTGAAATACCTTCACCGCAAGCAGGATATCCGAGCCGCGCTGGAGGAGAAAGCTCGCTGGAAGAAGATCCATATGCTGGCCAAGCGGATCGCCAAGAATAAATAA